TCAGGCCCCACATCATCAGCAGCAGCACCGCCGAGAAGGGCAGCGAGGCCAGCACCACGGCGGACTTCAGCGCATCGATGCTGCCGGCCAGCAACAGACCTGCCGTCAGCACGGCAATCACCGTCCCCCAGAACACGCGCAGCCAGCGCGGACCATCGTCCTCGGGCGCCCCTCCGTGGGAAGACAGTGTGGACAGCACCACCGCGCCCGAATCGGCCGAGGTGACGAAGAAGATGAAGCTGACCAGCACGGTCACTGCGATCACCACCCGGCTCCAGGGGTAACCATCCAGCAGCGCATACAGCACCGTGGGCGGATCATCCACTGCCAGCTGGGCCAACTGCTGCTGGCCGTGGTGCAGCACCTGGTCCAGCGCGCTGTTGCCGAAGATCGACAGCCAAGCCAAGGTGAAACCCAGCGGAATGAGCAGCACGCCGAACACGAATTCGCGGATGGTTCGGCCACGCGAGATGCGCGCGATGAACAGGCCCACGAAGGGCGCCCAGCCGATCCACCAGGCCCAGTAGAACACCGTCCAGCCGCCCAGCCATTCCGGCCGGCCGCCATAGGCATACACATCGAAACTCTTGCCGACCACGCTGCCCAGGTAATCCCCCAGGTTCTGCATGAGCGTGCTGAGCAGGTACTGGGTCGGGCCGGCGCACAGCATGAACAGCACCAGCGCAATGGCCAGCAGCATGTTGATGTTGGCCATCCAGCGCACGCCTTTTTCCACCCCCGACACCGCCACCGCGACGGCGGCCCCCATCATGCTGGCGACCAGGATGATCTGCACCAGGTTGGAGTGCGGCACGTTGAACAGGTGGGTCAGGCCCGCGTTGAGGTGCAGCACGCCGAAGCCCATGTCGGCGCCGATGCCGAATACCGTGGCAACGATGCCCAGTGCGTCCACCGTGTAGCCGATGGGACCGTTGATGCGTTTGCCGATGAGCGGGTACAGCGCCGAACGCAACGCCAGTGGCAGGTTGTGCCGGTAGGCGAAGTAGGCCATGGCCATCGCCGCCAGCGCGAACACGCCCCAGCCATGCAGGCCCCAATGCAGGAACAGCAGCTGCATGGCCTGGCGCGCGCCGGCCTCGCCCGCGGCCGCATCGCCCTGCGGCGGCTGCAGGTAATGGGTGAGCGGTTCGGACACGCAGAAGAAGAACAGGGTGATGCTGATACCAGCAGCGAACAGCATGCCGGCCCACGACAGATAGCTGAACTCCGGCTCGTCGTGGTCCGCACCGAGCTTGATGCCACCGTACCGGGACAGGGCCACGCCGACCACGAACACCAGGTACAGCGTCATGGCCAGCAGGTAGTACCAGCCCACGTTGAGCGCGGCCCAGTCCTGCGCCTTGACCAGCAGGCGGCCGGCGCCCAGCGGGAACAGGCTGACGAACAGTGCGAAGGCAACGACAACGATCGCCGCGAAGGCGAAGACGGGCCGCAGGGTGCGCACCGGGGTGGGTTGAGGCTCCAGTGCTTCCATCGGCAGCCATCTCCGGTTGAACAGGATTAGCCGACCGAGTCTGCGTGAACGGCGGTGGACGCACGATGAAGTGCGGCGTTGCGATGACAGCCGGGGGACAGCTGTTGCGTGCTAGGCCGCAGATCTGCCGGCCAGCGGCCGGCACTACCAGCACCCCGCCGTGGTAATGCCTGCCGCTGGCCGGCAGACGTATCAGACCGTGGTAGAGCCGGCCGCTGGCCGGCAACCTCATTGCCGCCGGCCGGCAGACATGTCAGGCCGTGCTGAGCAGCAGAACCGCCGCCGTCACCAGCGCAATACCCACCCAACCGATCGGGCGCAGGCGATTGCCGAACAACAGGCGCCCGCACGTGGCGGTACCGATCACGCCAATGGCGCCCCACAGCGCATAGGCCGTGGCCAGGTCGATATGGCGCACGGCCTGGCCCAGCAGGGCGAAGGCCACCCACACCAGTACAACGGCACCGACGCCCCAGCGCCAGCGGAGGAAGCCGTCGGACTTGGCCACCATCATGTTGGCAGCCACGTCGAACAGGGCCGAACAGATCACGAAAAACAGCGCCATCATGTTCATCCGTGCGCCTCCCCAAGGGTGACGCAGACGATACCGGCCACCGCCAGCAGCAACCCGGCGAGCTGCTGCAGCGAGAGGTGCTCACCGAACACCCACACATCCACCACGGTCAGCAGGGTCAGGCCCAGGCCCTCCCATACCGCGTATGCCACACCTACGGCGATGCGGCGCACCGACAGGGCAAGAAAGTAATAGGACAGCGCCAGCGCAGCGGCCATTACCGCGTAGCCGAACCAGCCGCCAGCGCGGGCGGCATGCGCCATGAACGAGGTGCCGACCACTTCGGCAACGATGGCCACGGTCAGGCAGGCCCAAGCGACCAGCGCGCCTGGGGTGGGAACAGTGCGGAACATGGATGACTCCTTGTGGCCGTGCCGGGCCGGGTAGATCCACGCCATGCGTGGATGAGCGCCCCTTGTCGGGACGATGGGCACGGGTGCAGTATTATCGGCGAATGCGTTGGACCCAAGATGGAACCCATCGACAGGAGCGATGGATGGATGCCCTACTCGCCTGAATCCCTGCAGGCCTTCGTCGAGGCCGCAGCGCTCGGCTCATTCTCGGCCGCGGCGCGCCGCCTGCGCAAAACCCAGTCCACGGTCAGCACTGCCATTGCCCATCTGGAGGCCGACCTGGGCGTGGCCCTGTTCGACCGCAGCGGCCGCTACCCGCAGCTGACTGCAGCCGGGCGCGAAGTGCTTGGCCACGCGCAGGAAATCCTGGCCGCCGACCAGCGGCTGCAGCAGCTGAGCGTGCGCCTGACGGCACCGGTGGAACCACAGCTGACCGTGGTGTTTTCCGATGTGTACCAGCTCGACCCGGCCCAGCGCGTGCTGCAGCGGTTTGCCGAGGCATTCCCGGATGTGACCCTGGAATGGCTGGATGCCGAAGGCCGCGACGTGCTGGAGATCGTGGCCAGCGGCCGTGCCCATCTGGGCCTGCTGCCGCGCCAGGACCACTACCCCGATGCGGTGCGGGTACAGCCGTTGGCCCACTACAGCGAACTGTGCGTGTTCATCGCGCCCGAACACCCGCTGGCGCAGGCGGGCAGACGCGCCGCCGCGCAGTTGGCGCGGCACCGGCAGGTCCGCTTGAGTGCCCAGGCCGACCATGAGCGCGCCGCTGCCGGCCGGGTGTGGACCGCGTCGGACTACCTGATGGTGATGGAGATGGCCGAGGACGGCATTGGCTGGGCAGAACTGCCCAAGGCACTGGTGCAGCGTTACGACCGCGGGCGTCTGCTGGAGCTGCGCCTGCCCGGTTGGCCGCGGCGTATCCATAGTGATCTGGTGTGGCGACGCGACAGCACGCCGGGCCCGGTCGCGCAATGGTGGGCCGAGGCGCTGGGGTGACAACGCGCTGGTCGCGGGCAACGCGCATCTGCCGGCCAGCGGCCAGCATTACCGGCCTCAGGCACTGCGCGTTTGCCGGCCAGCGGCCGGCACTACCATCACGGGTGGGCCAGCGCGTACTCCAGCGCCGAGCGCACTGCCGCGACCTGGGCGTCGTTGCACTGCTCCGGCGTCGCGCGCGGGCTGTCCGGGTAGACCTCGGTGGTGGTGGTGTACTTCGCACCCGTAATGCCTGCGCACAGCGCCAGCTTGACCAGCGGGTATTCGATGACGCCGTGCGCCACCACCGGTGAGCCGAT
Above is a genomic segment from Stenotrophomonas sp. ESTM1D_MKCIP4_1 containing:
- a CDS encoding LysR family transcriptional regulator, whose protein sequence is MPYSPESLQAFVEAAALGSFSAAARRLRKTQSTVSTAIAHLEADLGVALFDRSGRYPQLTAAGREVLGHAQEILAADQRLQQLSVRLTAPVEPQLTVVFSDVYQLDPAQRVLQRFAEAFPDVTLEWLDAEGRDVLEIVASGRAHLGLLPRQDHYPDAVRVQPLAHYSELCVFIAPEHPLAQAGRRAAAQLARHRQVRLSAQADHERAAAGRVWTASDYLMVMEMAEDGIGWAELPKALVQRYDRGRLLELRLPGWPRRIHSDLVWRRDSTPGPVAQWWAEALG
- a CDS encoding multidrug efflux SMR transporter encodes the protein MNMMALFFVICSALFDVAANMMVAKSDGFLRWRWGVGAVVLVWVAFALLGQAVRHIDLATAYALWGAIGVIGTATCGRLLFGNRLRPIGWVGIALVTAAVLLLSTA
- the betT gene encoding choline BCCT transporter BetT, which encodes MEALEPQPTPVRTLRPVFAFAAIVVVAFALFVSLFPLGAGRLLVKAQDWAALNVGWYYLLAMTLYLVFVVGVALSRYGGIKLGADHDEPEFSYLSWAGMLFAAGISITLFFFCVSEPLTHYLQPPQGDAAAGEAGARQAMQLLFLHWGLHGWGVFALAAMAMAYFAYRHNLPLALRSALYPLIGKRINGPIGYTVDALGIVATVFGIGADMGFGVLHLNAGLTHLFNVPHSNLVQIILVASMMGAAVAVAVSGVEKGVRWMANINMLLAIALVLFMLCAGPTQYLLSTLMQNLGDYLGSVVGKSFDVYAYGGRPEWLGGWTVFYWAWWIGWAPFVGLFIARISRGRTIREFVFGVLLIPLGFTLAWLSIFGNSALDQVLHHGQQQLAQLAVDDPPTVLYALLDGYPWSRVVIAVTVLVSFIFFVTSADSGAVVLSTLSSHGGAPEDDGPRWLRVFWGTVIAVLTAGLLLAGSIDALKSAVVLASLPFSAVLLLMMWGLTRAFSDEAHRERAQQFRPSPLIGDDRHHQGWRQRLSQAMHFPVRDQVYRFMDDTVKPAMEAVAEQLRGQGWDVSTRLDAGDMELSVNHGEQQDFQYRVILSGYLTPSFAAQQLRNQRYYRAEVHLFEGSQDYDLVGYSRKQIINDIISQYERHLQFLHLSR
- a CDS encoding SMR family transporter, yielding MFRTVPTPGALVAWACLTVAIVAEVVGTSFMAHAARAGGWFGYAVMAAALALSYYFLALSVRRIAVGVAYAVWEGLGLTLLTVVDVWVFGEHLSLQQLAGLLLAVAGIVCVTLGEAHG